One genomic window of Monodelphis domestica isolate mMonDom1 chromosome 1, mMonDom1.pri, whole genome shotgun sequence includes the following:
- the LOC100619527 gene encoding zinc finger protein OZF-like isoform X1, with the protein MAWLLDRKGPRSCCAEAENNFEVKEMSTKLSLFVKGSGPKRCMTKELHDFILREICAPNIKVNKNPKSDNEFDETVEKFSQYSALNQYMKLTLGNDCCQDSEYRKSFPEEVELVQSPKELEMPTYQGNLGGMAFGWSLNLIRHPKIKHVEIVSVSDKGGRPLNQNSELAAHQRIHTREKPYECKHCGKAFKRRGHLAAHQTVHTGEKPYECKHCGKAFTMKSNLAKHQRIHSGEKPYECKHCGKAFTRRGNLDIHQRIHTGEKPYECEHCGKAFTVRSNLAKHQRIHTGEKPYECKQCGKGFTQSDSLAAHQRIHTGEKPYECKQCAKAFTQRAHLVAHQRFHTRDKPYECKQCGKAFTGSGHLAAHQRIHTREKPYECNQCGKAFTQRGHLARHQTIHTGEKPYECTQCAKTFTERGNLFAHQTIHTGEKPYECNQCGKAFTERSSLAAHQRIHTGEKPYECKQCGKAFTERGHLARHQTVHTGEKPYECKQCAKAFTERGSLATHQRIHTGEKPYECNQCGKAFTWKESVAKHQSIHTREKPYCMG; encoded by the exons ATGGCATGGCTACTAGATCGAAAAGGCCCAAGGAGCTGCTGTGCAG agGCAGAGAATAATTTTGAAGTGAAGGAGATGTCTACAAAGCTGAGCCTTTTTGTGAAAGGATCTGGCCCCAAAAGATGCATGACTAAGGAGCTCCATGACTTTattttgagagaaatctgtgCCCCTAATATCaaggtaaataaaaatccaaagagtGACAATGAATTTGATGAAACTGTTGAGAAATTCAGCCAATATTCAGCCCTAAATCAGTACATGAAATTGACCTTAGGAAATGACTGTTGTCAGGATAGCGAATATAGGAAAAGCTTTCCTGAAGAAGTAGAACTTGTTCAGTCACCCAAGGAACTGGAAATGCCTACGTATCAAGGTAACCTAGGAGGAATGGCCTTTGGCTGGAGTTTAAACCTCATTAGACATCCAAAAATTAAACATGTTGAGATAGTTTCAGTAAGTGATAAAGGTGGGAGACCTTTGAATCAGAACTCTGAACTTGccgcacatcagagaatccacactagagagaaaccttatgaatgtaaacactgtggaaaggcatTTAAACGGAGAGgccatcttgctgcacatcagactgtccacactggagagaaaccttatgaatgcaaacactgtggaaaggctttcacaatgAAGAGCaatcttgctaaacatcagagaatccactctggagagaaaccttatgaatgtaaacactgtggaaaggctttcacacgtAGGGGCAATCTTgatatacatcagagaatccacacaggagagaaaccttatgaatgtgaaCACTGCGGAAAAGCTTTCACAGTGAGGAGCAATCTTGCTAAACaccagagaatccatactggagagaaaccttatgaatgtaaacaatgtggaaagggtTTTACACAGAGTGAcagtcttgctgcacatcagagaatccacactggggagaaaccttatgaatgtaagcaatgtgcAAAGGCTTTTACACAGAGGGCCCATCTTGTTGCACATCAGAGGTTCCACACTCGAGataaaccttatgaatgtaaacagtgtggaaaagcttttaCAGGGAGTGGCCaccttgctgcacatcagagaatccacactagagagaaaccttatgaatgtaatcaatgtggaaaggctttcacacagaggggccATCTTGCCAGACATCAGACAATtcacacaggagagaaaccttatgagtgtacACAATGTGCAAAGACTTTCACAGAGAGGGGCAATCTTTTTGCACATCAGACAatccacacaggagagaaaccttatgaatgtaatcaatgtggaaaggctttcacagagaggagctctcttgctgcacatcagagaatccacactggagagaaaccttatgaatgtaaacaatgtggaaaagctttcacagAGAGGGGCCATCTTGCCAGACATCAGACAGtccacacaggagagaaaccttatgaatgtaaacaatgtgcaaaggctttcacagagaggggctctcttgctacacatcagagaatccatactggagagaaaccttatgaatgtaatcagtgtggaaaggcttttacatggAAGGAATCTGTTGCTAAACATCAGAGTATCCACACCAGAGAAAAACCTTATTGTATGGGATAA